GATAGCGAGCCTCTTTTCACATAATCGTGCATACCGCGGCACCACCTCAATGCCCGCCGCCCGACGTCCACACTGGGCGGCCGCAACCAACGTCGTCCCCGACCCCGCGAATGGGTCGAGAACCAAACTCCTCTTTCGGCTGAACGTCTGCACAAGCTGCGTTACCAGTGAAAGTGGCATCATTGCTGGGTGCTCGATGCCACGCTCAATCTCAGCAGTGCCTGCGGTGAGGACATCTGAAATACGAGCAGCGCCGATTGCAGTCTCAGCATCCTGTGTCAACGCCACCGGCGCACGATCGCGAATGGCGCAGTCAGATCGATAGCCCAAGCGTGTCGAGGATGGGCCCGCCGCAGTCAAATCAGCGTAGGGCCGGGGCTGCGCGGCATACCAGAGTATCGACTCCCATGCTCGTCGAGGCCGCCCCGGGCTGCCGAGCGGTGGACTCGACGTTTTAGCCCAGATCAGTTCCTCGCATTCGCACCAACCATCTTCTCGAAGCGCAAGGCGTGTGCGCGCAATACATAATCAGAGACTTGCCCGTTGCGGATGTGCGGGC
This portion of the Phycisphaerales bacterium AB-hyl4 genome encodes:
- a CDS encoding site-specific DNA-methyltransferase; this encodes MARTRLALREDGWCECEELIWAKTSSPPLGSPGRPRRAWESILWYAAQPRPYADLTAAGPSSTRLGYRSDCAIRDRAPVALTQDAETAIGAARISDVLTAGTAEIERGIEHPAMMPLSLVTQLVQTFSRKRSLVLDPFAGSGTTLVAAAQCGRRAAGIEVVPRYARLCEKRLAIASGKVAIE